From Anabrus simplex isolate iqAnaSimp1 chromosome 11, ASM4041472v1, whole genome shotgun sequence, a single genomic window includes:
- the LOC136883305 gene encoding uncharacterized protein produces the protein MLVVLHGVPCLDEDDDDSTVVEVENDEEADEEIASRDHLAELLSLSELPLDKLIKVRESFARSEEPESELEDEIEDYDVPDVEDSASSTSPAALPLVDRRGSPLRATGRHKTSPTTPPPVRRGMMWEEEEEAHPWMMMSSGGKGKGKGISKIFQMSITTLAFLAFGGYLLCLIIQAVRNGTMMNMAAAGTTAGMVPANGAMGGAPAPMMSTLIFAPLTRPSGRRRRRRDAMNATNNLDQFEGMYRALTMIAEGYSLYHSTYVK, from the exons ATGCTCGTTGTCCTCCACGGCGTGCCGTGTCTGGACGAGGATGATGACGACTCGACCGTCGTGGAGGTCGAGAATGACGAAGAGGCTGATGAAGAAATTGCATCCCGAGATCACTTGGCAGAGCTGCTGTCACTTAGTGAATTGCCCCTGGATAAACTGATAAAAGTTCGCGAGAGCTTCGCACGCTCTGAGGAACCCG AATCGGAGCTGGAGGATGAGATAGAGGATTATGATGTACCTGATGTAGAAGATTCTGCTTCTTCCACGTCCCCTGCAGCACTCCCCCTCGTGGACAGACGAGGATCCCCACTGCGTGCTACAGGACGGCACAAGACGTCGCCTACGACGCCTCCCCCGGTTCGCCGAGGAATGATGTGGGAGGAGGAAGAAGAGGCTCATCCCTGGATGATGATGAGTAGCGGTGGCAAGGGCAAGGGGAAGGGTATCTCCAAG ATCTTCCAGATGTCCATCACAACGCTCGCCTTCCTGGCCTTCGGTGGCTACCTGCTGTGCCTCATCATTCAGGCGGTGAGGAACGGCACCATGATGAACATGGCGGCTGCGGGGACGACCGCTGGGATGGTTCCCGCTAATGGCGCGATGGGTGGTGCTCCTGCTCCCATGATGAGCACGCTCATATTCGCGCCTCTAACACGACCCTCGGGGCGCAGACGCAGGAGAAGGGACGCTATGAATGCCACCAATAACTTAGACCAGTTCGAAGGAATGTACCGCGCACTCACCATGATAGCTGAAGGGTACTCTCTCTATCACAGTACCTACGTGAAGTAG